From Gadus morhua chromosome 14, gadMor3.0, whole genome shotgun sequence:
AACGACACACTGGCCGTGACCCCCATACTGCTCTGCATCGCTCTGTCTGTGGCTCCCTCTGTGATTCGTAGAGGGGAACACAACCCACAGGTCTTTAAATAAGCCAGAGACGATATATTTCGACAGGAGGGGCGGCAGTagcccaggaggtagagcgggtcggctggttcgatccccggctcctcctagcgtgtCGAGGTGTCCGTTAGCGTGACGCCTCACCTGGACTGCTCTGAGGCGTGGTGTCCCCTGTCTGTATGATCTATAGATCATCATCATGATAGTAACCCACCATCACTGCCGACGAGGAGACTCaacttcctttcctttcctttgccGACAACGCCTCCTCAATGTGTTTCAGATAGCTACGAGGAGGAGACTGAGGCAACCCAGGGGGCCACGGAATACATCGAGGCTGCAAACGCCGGactgggtacgtgtgtgtggggccATCCCCACGGGAATCAAACAGGGACCCTCGTCGTCctctcctcgtcgtcctccttcCTCGTCCGGTCGTCGTGATGTGCGGTCGATTAATGTAAATATGTATTTCTACAGCGCGTCTGAGGAGCGGACCACGCATCACACATGGAGACATCGCCCAGACGACCGGCCTGACGTCCACTCGGAACGCCTCTCCCTGCACGGCCAAAGGCTGCACCTGGCCAAAGAGCTCCAGAGGCTATGTCTACGTGCCTATTCAAATCTCCAGAAGATACAGTAAGTCACTGAATATTcacctctgtttgtgtgtttgtgtgtgtgtgtgtgtgcgtgtgtgtgtttgtgtgtgagtgtgtgtgtgtgtgtgtgtgtgtccacgccTCTGtgcttacctgtgtgtgtgtgtgtgtgtgtgtgtgtgtgtgtgtgtgtgtgtgtgtgtgtgtgtgtgtgtgtgtgtgtgtgtgtgtgtgcatgtacttgttagtgtgtgtgtttgtgtgtgtgcacctgtgtgtgtgcgtgtgtgtttgtctatttgtgtgcctgtgtgctttcctgcgtgtgtgtgtgtgtgtgtgattgtgtgtgtgtgtgtgtgtgtgtgtgtgtgtgtgtgtgtgtgtgtgtgtgtgtgtgtgtgtgtatgtgtgtgtgtgtgtgtttgtgtgtgtgttctaacccTTCCTGGGATCCCATTCCCTCTTTGTGTCTGAAGGCAGTGAGGAGCGAACTGTGCTCATTCAGAGCCTGGTGGAGTTCCACTCAGTCTCCTGTATTCGCTTCGTCTGGAGGCGGAGGCATCGGGACTATCTCAGCATCTATCCTTCCAGCGGGTAGGAAGCTCTCACAGCTGCACTCACACATTCTACTCCACCtgctttattttgtttattaagttattatgttctgtgtgtgtgcctgtgtgtgcgtgtgtgtgtttgtgtgtgtgtgtgtgtgtgtgtgtgtgtgtgtgtgtgtgtgtgtgtgtgtgtgtgtgtgtgtgtgtgtgtgtgtgtgtgtgtgtgtgtgtgtgtgtgtgtgtgtgtgtgtgagacaggtgCTGGTCCTATATAGGTCGCCAGGGAAGACGTCAAATGATCTCCATCCAGCAGCGCGGGTGTGTTCACCCCGAAGTGATCCAGCATGAGATCCTGCACGCCCTGGGCTTCCACCACGAGCAGGCGCGCTCTGACAGAGACGACCACGTCCAAATCCAGACCAAGAACGTTAACCCAGGTTCGCTCACCCAAGCAATAGCTTTTTAATCTTTAGTTTTACAGAAAGAGAAATGGAAGAAGGAACGTGGGATGTGGATTGACTTAATTGCATCACAagtccatttttctttttctcttacCACTATCGTGATTTAAATTCCTGAATAAGTTATTATTGAGACGGTTAGCAGTAATTGTATGCATACTATACTATTGACATCACAATACCATGCCCTCACATTCATGTTTTAGTTATCATTGAGATGGTTAGGAGTCACATTCATGTTTTAGTTGTCATTGAGAAGGTTAGAAATAATTGTATGTATATGATGATATTGACATCACAGTACTTGGTCTCACGTCTCTCTTTCTTAACAGAAAACCTGCACAACTTCGATAAGGTGGACACCAACAACCTGGGCACCCCATACGACTACAACTCCATCATGCACTACggcaggtcagtgtgtgtgcctgcgcgaACCCATGTGTGCATCCATTCAAATGCTATTATAATGTATGATCATGTATGCTACTTTTTGTTCATCTTCTGCCTAGATACGCGTTCTCCAAGCAGTACGGAATTCTGCCCACCATCGTCCCCATCCCCGACTCCACGGCAGTCATCGGAAAAGCCACCGAGATGAGTGGCAACGACATCGAACGGCTCAATCAACTCTACCAGTGCAGTGAGTAAAAATACCGATATGACACCAACAGGCAGCAGATCAGCATCGATCAAACGAGGTGGTCGGTGGAGCCACAGATTCAAGGCTTCTCTGTCTAATGAGCAGCAtctggctcaggaggtagagcgtgttggctggtaaccagaaggtcgctagttcgatccccgtctTCTCCCAGTGTGAGTGTCGAGGTTACCCTTttagcaaggcacctcaccctgactgctcctgacgagctatCTGTTGCcatgcatggttgacaccgccgtcggtgtatGTTAGGCAATATTACAAAGTGCTTTGTGTGGCCTCCGGTTAGAAAAGTGCAATATAAATGCAATCCATTTACCATGCATAACGTGTTATGATGTTTTCTTACAGGTGACTAGTGAGTTGAAGACAGGATACAATGCTCTGATGGACAATGCACTTGCTTACACCCTCTCCTTTACTTTTAAAAGCTAATGGGATCAACAGGTTTTTCCAAGGGCTGGGACTATAGCATTGGTCTTCCCTCCCTTCTGTTATTCCCTTTACTAAATCCAGCGCAGATGGATCCCCCTAATTGTCCTTGGAAGACTTCCATCTTGTATTCTAATGGGAAATGATTCATGGTTTTTAACGGGCTTGCTTTGTTTGGAATGACTTCGTAGGGATGACATTGAggttccccccttcccccacccccctttacTGTCTTAAGACTTAATTAATaaatgcttttaaaaaaaaaaaaaaacatgcttgcAAGATCAACATTCATTTGCATATAAATGCAATAACCAACCCTGTTCGATTATGTTCAATTATGATAtgatatttgtgtatgtatgagttTGATGTTTTTGCAGTTGggcctaagtgtgtgtgtgtgtgtgtgtgtgtgtgcgtgtgcgtgtgcgtgtgtgtgtgtgtgtgtgtgtgtgtgtgtgtgtgtgtgtgtgtgtgtgtgtgtgtgtgtgtgtgtgtgaacagtgtATTTCTATGCAAAACTGGTCTGTAGCGAAACCAGTGATGTCATAGTCAACTGCCATCATGCTAGAAGATGGACCTGTTGACGTTGCAGCCAAAAAGGAAAATAAGAAAGTGAAACTGTATCCACATTTTAGCAGCATTTCTGACCTCAACAACAAACTATCAACACTTTCTTCAGTTTAAGAACTGCTTCAGCTAAGCCTAGATGATGAAAAGAAATATGCACAAATCTATCCTCGATGGATGCATATATAAGTATATCAAAATAGTCACAGGATTAATATACATTCAGTGATTATGAAGTTTTTTTGGTGGGCCAACACATTCATGATTTAGAATGTGAGAAAATGTGCTATATCTAAAGATATTGAGATCTTTTTGTCTAACCATAACTTTATATAGAGAATACAGTGCTATTATTGGACAATAGACAATACTATCATACCGTTTCAAGGAAAGCGAGAAGGTatgtgctgtcaagcgattaaaaatgtaatcgcgattaatcacattaatgtcatagttaacttaATCGCGAGTAATCTCGATTAATCGCagatttttttctatgctaaatatcccttgatttctttgtccgaTTAATTTTTcgcattttaatgctcttatcaacatggtgaagtgcatcggcttgtcttgtgcaaatgtttttttattgataacaacattggcatatactgatcaaaacaggacgatacaaaaagcCTATAGttcaattaaacgatgaacatacaaacatactgccttgaacatagcagtcaggctactgcttatttgttttgagccaaagaaaaacaaaaaacaaaaaaaaaactaacccTACATAATAAGTATATATTTTTagttcaatgtattttaaaataaacacGAGTCTCTACCACACACCAAATGACAACCTAACTATGACACCCTTGCATCAGGGTGACAATGGCGCAAATGTACAGTCTGTCTCCAGTTGAGTATAGCATTTGAAAGGGgtaaaagtatatatatgttCAATATTTTTTAGCACATCACTCTTCCACAAGACTGGATCTCAAGTGGTGCCGGCCTCGAACAGAAGACCTTTCTTCAGCTCCCCCTGTTTCCTCATAACACACTCAAGGAGTCTTTCGTGTGAAGAGATCGACGTCTGTCTTTCATGTGTTTGATGAAGATCACTTAGAATGGATGGTGGTTGACTGCAACAGAAGATTGGCGAATTCGGGGAAGTACATCTGGAGGTTAGGGAACGTGGTTTCAGGTTTGACAGGTGGTGAGAACATTTGATTACTGGCATTGTTACTAGCATTGGTCACGCACTTGATCGGTAATCCGGTATCgggaaataattatttttttagtgAGGTAACGCCCAGCTCAGAGCTTTTTTCCTCTTAATCATTTTAACACAATGCTtctttattggtcaacatgttAGGTAATACATATTTCACTGAAGCTCCCCACACACATAGTGCCCCAAAGGAttccaaaatgtgtgtgtgtgtgtgtgtgtgtactgtatgtgtttgcgtgtgaatgCATGATTGTTTCCTTGACACTTTTGGCTCAAATTCAATAATTTATTAATTGTCACCTTACAACCAAGCATGCACTAAATCAATGGAGGAAGACTTTGCAGATGAAACCCAAAAAAACATCAGAGGTCCACCCATGGCGTCTATAAAAGAAGAGGGCAAGACGCTTTTGTGTACAGCCTTCAACTCTCCTGAAGAGGTAAGGGGAAATGCTTATCTTGCTGTCCCCCCCTCGCACATGGGGGACACTGACACATCAGCTGTGCTCATCTGCTTCTTTCTTCCTTTGATTTCAGCAAATCTGTTCAGATCCTTGGACCTAAAAAGAAGATAAGATCGAGGGATTTCATCATGACTTCCTTCGCAACTCTCATCCTCGTCCTCTCTCTGACTTCAAGTGCTTTCTTCTCCCATGCTTCGGTAATGctctttgtttctctgtctctctctgccccccatctctttgtctctctctcttcctccatctctgtctctgtccgtctatctctcTACATCCttccctctgtatctctctacctccatctctctgtctctctctctctctctctctctctccctccatctctctgtctctctctctctctacctccatctctgtctctgtctctctacctccatctctctacctccatctctctctctctctctctctctctctctctctctctctctctctctacctctctctgtctctctctctctacctccttctctttctgtctctctctctacctccatccctcttttgtctccctctcgctcATTAATAGCAGAGAGGTGAACATTGTTGTGTGTAGacatagattcacacacacacacacacacacacacacacacacacacacacacacacacacacacacacacacacacacacacacacacacacacacacacacacacacacacgtcacacacccacacacatacacacgcacatacagacacacacaaaaaaaaatacgtttctgtgttttttccttGCAGGGCGAAAGAAACAGCACAACAGGGGAGGACGATGACAACGAACTGGGTGAGTGTCTCTGTAGACATGACACGCTTGCTGCGACATCCATACTGCTCTGTACCACTCTGTCTGCGGCTCCCTCTGTCATACGAACACAACGCACACGCCTTTAACAAAGCCACAAACAATGGATGTCAGCCAACGCCTCCTCCATGTGTTTTCAGATAGCTCCGAGCGCGAGACTGAGGCCCCACAGGGTGCCTCCGACCTCATCGAGGCTGCGAACACCGGACTGGGTACGTGTGTGTAAGGCCATCCCCCACGGGAATCAAACAGGGAACCTCATCGTCCTCTCCTCGTCGTCGTCCTTCCTCGTCCGGTCGTCGTGATGTGCGGTCGGTTGATGTAAACATGTGTTTCTGCAGAGCGCTTGAGGACCGGGCCGCAGATCAAATTCGGAGACATCGCCCAGACGTCTACGTCCACTCGGAACGCCTCTCCCTGCACGGCCAGGGGCTGCACCTGGCCAAGGAGCTACAGAGGCTATGTCTATGTGCCTATTTACATCTCCCCAAAATACAGTAAGTCACTGAATATGTGTTGCTGAATATGGgccggtatgtgtgtgtcttccatTTACATCAGCAAACTGTGCCGACAGTTGAGTATACTTTAcggcagtggttctcaaatgggggtgagtgtacccctaggggtactaTCGGGTCGTTTTCAATTCTGAATGCTAGACAATAGAAAATCGAGAAAACGCACAACAACCCTTTTAGTGTTTatgtttacactgccaaatagaacgcacacacattagTTATGTTCGTTTATTTTTCTCCCCataatttttttaatctgtGATTGGTATCACTGATTTTTCTACACActatttgagaaccactgctgtaTGGGGAAATGTTCAACGACTGTCTGATCCTTCCTCCGAttccactctctctgtgtctaaaGGCAGGGCCGAGCGAAATGTCATCATTCGGAGCCTGGTGGAGTTCCACAGAGTCTCCTGCATTCGCTTCGTCTGGAGGCGGAGGCATCGGGACTATCTCTACTTCTATCCTTTCACCGGGTAGGAAGCTCTCACAGCTGCACTCACACATTCTACTCCACCTCCTATGTTTTGTTTATTCACAAAGTtcttattttctgtgtgtgggcccgtgagcgtgtgtgtgtgtgtgtgtgtgtgtgtgtgtgtgtgtgtgtgtgtgtgtgtgtgtgtgtgtgtgtgtgtgtgtgtgtgtgtgtgtgtgtgtgtgtgtgtgtgtgtgtgtttgttattgtgtttgtgtgtgtgacaggtgcTGGTCCTATATAGGCCGCCAGCGAGGACTTCAAGTTATCTCCCTCCAGCAGCGTGGGTGTGTTTCCCGCGGCACCGTCCAGCATGAGATCCTGCACGCCCTGGGCTTCCACCACGAGCAGTCGCGCTCCGACAGAGACAAACACGTCAGAATCCAGGCCAACAACGTCCTTCCAGGTGCGCTCACCCTAGCCACTGTTTGGGTTAACATTAAGATAAAGTTATTAGTTAACAATTATTATAGGAAGGTTAGCCGTAATTGTATGTCTATAACGATAATGAAACCACAGCTCCATGCCCTGACACCTCTCCTTCTCAACAGGAAAACTGAGCAACTTCAATAAGGTGAACACCAACAACCTGGGCACTCCGTACGACTACAGCTCCATCATGCACTACagcaggtcagtgtgtgtgcctgcgtgtcttCATGTGTATACGTAATTAGGGTTGGGACAAAATATCGAAACGGTCAATATTTATGGTTGCCCTTCTTCATGCGATACGGAAATGTATACACTGGCGCCAAATATCgatatcatttttatttaagaatttctttttgcatttttatgctttattcctCCTTATTGTATTAAATATACCTATGTGTAACATTAATGCTATTTGAATCTATAATCCCAGGCCCGTCTGTTACTTCATCTTTGTGTTCATCTTCTGCCGTAGATTTGCGTTCTCCAAGCAAAGAGGAGTTCTGCCCACCATCGTCCCCATCCCTGACTCCAAGGCAGTCATCGGACAATCCACCAAGATGAGTGGCAACGACATCAAACGACTGAATAAACTCTACAAGTGCCGTGAGTAAAATACCGATATGACACCAACAGGCAGCTGATCACGTTCAATCAAACGAGGTGGTCTGTGGAGCAACAGATTCAAGCCCTCTTTGTCAAACGGGCATCATGTGGCTAAGGAGGTAGAGtgtgttggctggtaaccggaaggttgctagttcgatccccggcttctcctggcgtgagtgtcgaggtgtccctgagcaagacacctcaccctgactgctcccgacgagctggctgtcaccaggcatggttgacaccgccgtcgctgtgtgaatgtgtgcatgaatgggtgaatgttaggcattATTGTAGCGCTTTGAGCCAagtacccctgactgcagcccgcagacggagcccacatggagggggcgggcactcagtccacatggagggggccggccctccgcccacatggagggggcgggcactcagtccacatggagggggcgggcactccgaCCTCTGACGATTGAGCAGATTTCTGCTGCTCTTGTTAATGCAAGAAACGGTAATACTATGTTAAGCTAGCGGGAGCCCATGCTGTTAATTAAACTATACAAACAGATGGTACGGGAGTATTGTGACTTGGTATCTTTCTTGCTGCGTACCATGGAACTATTATAAAGTTAAGCATAGCCTAAACGACTTGCAAATACATattctcttgtttattttttttttcgcttaactgttccactcatggacctattaaggttccacttaagagttcacgttactaccgttcgccgttgctcaatgtttaaatcacagtgccttgttcgtgacctgtctcaaattcactaagtgaaatagtgccccctagtgatctttttttttttttactcagtattAATAGCCCTACTATTGCcgttttcgcttgaatttttgtatttctctactgattgctttgacaatgcaacattaaaagttactaacagCGACTTCACACAGAAGCTCTGGTTTAGGGGcgcccttgggcccctgggcatgtgcccggtgtgcccgtgcggtaatccacccttgcctgtaaacaatgcaacgtgtccgaactcctgtacccgtgagttacaggcccagtaagagccaaaataagatttggggaactatgaagactgggacccaaaggtatgaccttaacagatgtaatgtgaggaataacgaagtgaccacatctaagggcaaaaaatgtacctcaatagacataatgaaaagctacatgtgtgaagcacattaagttacaccaatcacaggagcaataacaactgtctttttattcaacaaaacaattaaaaaataacaactacaaAAAATTGATTGTAAACTATaaacataaaagataaatcaataaagagtAGAACAAACAAAGTCAAACAACAAAAGGGGAACACACTGACGCCTTCCTCAGTGAGGTGGATGCCACTCTTGCTTCACGCTCTGTCGCCCGACATCGCCGTCACCGCCGCCATAGCTGCCAAGCGCCGCCATTATGCTGCATCATCAGACTACATTGGAGTCGTGTGGCGCAGGCGTcacggggaggggggacggggagggggagaggtgtttgactcaaaagaggcaaacaccttcaggtttctcctgtccatcctctccacacagaacagttcatagtcagtatgtaatctgaatgagaattggaatggtttccacgtttcttcctcatccccgccgtcatgggatttgcgctgtgttgaagctgccatctgctcccaaccttccatcccaatgacctctgggagagaaacgctgtccttgaaggactgtaactggcaccatgctgctgcctgaattgtgtccttcaggacaacataatcttccttgaagaagaaagaaaaattatttgtgtctgtacttgacaccctaccctcccaaaaccacaaaatggtatgcaaacaaaggctactactactgatgagttttcagtgataaaaaacactattcaactagTCATCAGACTATTTCATCTGGCTATACAAACAACCTCcaacattacacacatattatataccaggttcccaggttccagtttctggtcttcagttttgtctggaaataaaacagattgttgtctgtaatgttgagtaggccaatacaatggaataataaaagTAGGCCCTAGTATGCGCAATAGATCAGCCATGGAGTAGGCTATAACTTGTATATTGATGGAGATATGTGTACAACTTAATTTGGAAGTAGAAGCCTAATAGAATCaatcatatctcacaaacactcTGAATATGTGCAGGCCTACATGGATTCACCTGGATTAACAGTCTATACATGACCTGATCCTTCAGAGCTGGATGCTGTTGGAGCAACTCTAGCCCTTTTTGTGCAGAGATCTTTATCCTGAAATGTATtagtggtgggagggtggtaAGACTATAGTCTTTCACAATTGCTCTAAGACAACATCACACATTACAGTATATGACACGTACCTGTAGCTTTTTTTTCCTCCCGTCttctcttcctgcttcctgaaAGCTCCTCTGCAGACCTTGGTGAGTAAACggcatacattacatacatacaaatatataataacaataataatataaataataataataaaaaaataagaaaatgtacCTCTGTATTTAACCGAGGCATGGCATTTAATGTGATGGTCGATATCACATTTTGACCCTTTGTATCTGCAGAAGGGGCAGTGATGTAGACCGCTGCTGTCCAGCTGTATTTCAGGGCTCTCGCCATTCACAATTACACTGACGTGTCtctaaaagtcaaagaaaaccagtataaacataaaagcagttttctacaaaaaaacattgcagcgtttcggttttctatttttcggctgctttgtataagatggcttgtgcatatacacaatgtaattagactaaaataatattgatattcgatttctgtggacgcttatgaacatttcaagacccaacatgaagtatcaactcattgctaaggatatccacaactacgataaagttagaatggaccaagggaggaggagggtgaggggggctattttgacccaagacactaggatatatttgatctatattcactaaacatatttattccaccaaatggttgacattggttgacagattctaagctttcaaacggtgtatgacatgactatatcaCTCAACCTTATGATGCTGAAAATTGACCTAGCATGTTGGGGCGAACATGCTAGGTGTAACTAAAACTTAAAAGACGATTAAGTagttaacaagacataatacataATTGCATGAATATTACTAAATATAGGCATTTTGACAGTCTCACTTACTTGCATGTTTTAGGCATCACTAGCTCGGGCGGGCACACTCTAATTTCAGGTAATTTCAGGTACATTTCAGCTAATTTCAGGTCAGAAACGGGATCAGATGCTGCACATGCTGTTTGACCAGTCCTCAATGTGAACTGAGTGGCCGCCCCCTCGATGTGgacgggcgtggcgtcagatccgagatccgagtcggttcgcagagaatactcgaacgcagcatgagtatccgccccctccatgtgggcggagtgccggccccctccatgtggactgagtgcccgccccctccatgtgggcggagggccggccccctccatgtgggctgagtgcccgccccctccatgtgggctccgtctgcgggctgcagtcaggggcttctCCTTTGAGCGgctactggttagaaaagcgcaagAATAAATGCAGTCTATTTACCATGCATAACGTGTTGTGATGTTCCCTTACAGGTGGCTACTGAGTTGAAGACAGGATTCAATGCTCTGATGGACGACGCATTCGCTGACACCCTCTCCTTTACGTTTAAAATCGAATGGGATCAACACTTTGGTCTTTCCTCCCTTATGTTATTCCCTTTACTAAATCCAGCGCATGTGGATCCCACCCAGCTATACCTAATTGTCCTTGGGAGACTTCCATCTTGTATTTTAACGGGAAATGATTTGTTTTTCTGGCCTTTCTATGACAAACTGTTTTTAAATGGGCTTGCTTAGTTTGTAATGACTTCTTAGGGATGACCTTGAGGtaacccccctacccccctttACTGTCTTAATGCATAATTAATAAATgctgtttaaaaaagaaaaaacctgGCTTGCAAGATCAGCATTCAGAAAAGGAAATATGAAAGTGGAACTGTATCCTAATTTTAGCAGCATTTCTGACCACGACAACAAACTTAACTGTCAACACTTTATTCAGTATAAGAACTGCCTCACATAAGCCTAGCGGGATCATACAAAATTGGaataaacattttaatactTTACTTCAATGTTTGAACTGAAATACATATGTTCATATTATACACAATCCATATGATGCTATTATTGGACAATAGAGGTCGCTATTTTACCATTTCAAGCGAGGAGAATCCTGGTTCGATTGATGTTAAAAAATAGATTGGGcaacataatatatatttttagttcAATTTACTTTAATTTAAACACGAGTAGACTATCCCGTAGCATTAAATGAATAGGTATACACTTCTAAATACAGTCTCTCTTTCTAAATAAATCTGCTTCACAGCACACCTAAAACACACCCAAATCCACCACTTTCAGTGAACTTAATTTCATGAAAAGCTAATCCCCTGCTCTCACTGAATTTCATTTCATGAAAAGCTAATCCTGTGTTGCTGTTTCAGGCCAACATCAACACCTATTTAGAACTACACTGAACTGAAATATTTGGACTAGGCTACTGCCTTGACCGCTTTTtatacacaatataataatatctCAAAACACGACCATTTATATATTAAAACTGTCTTAAATGACATATTTAGTGATCCATTGTGGAATTTATCTTTAGCATGAGGTAGCTAAACAACCAGTCCCCTTCAGAAGTGTGTTTAGGTCCTACACACCAGACTGAGTTCCATGCTCTTATATCGTCCTCCCTATACATATAGCGCCAGTCTCTACCACACAccaacattcacacaaacatacacacatcatcGCTAGCATCCTTACAATGCTGTGAATTATTCAGAGAAGCCATAtgggtgtttgtctgtgagtgtgtgtgtgtggtggcatTGGATTTCAactggaggggggggatacACTATACCTATAGAgatagagcacacacacacacacacacacacacacgcacacataaaaacacacgcacactcgctcacaaacgcacacacatacgcacgcacacacacacacacacacacacacacacaaacacacacaaacacgcgcacacacatacacgcgcacacaaacgcacacaaacacacacacacacacccacacacacaaacaccaggatgtagagagagaggaagagtgagagataaCATTA
This genomic window contains:
- the LOC115559104 gene encoding low choriolytic enzyme — protein: MVSFVNLILVLSLTSSAVFCLPSGERNSTSGEDDENEIDSYEEETEATQGATEYIEAANAGLARLRSGPRITHGDIAQTTGLTSTRNASPCTAKGCTWPKSSRGYVYVPIQISRRYSSEERTVLIQSLVEFHSVSCIRFVWRRRHRDYLSIYPSSGCWSYIGRQGRRQMISIQQRGCVHPEVIQHEILHALGFHHEQARSDRDDHVQIQTKNVNPENLHNFDKVDTNNLGTPYDYNSIMHYGRYAFSKQYGILPTIVPIPDSTAVIGKATEMSGNDIERLNQLYQCSD
- the LOC115559105 gene encoding low choriolytic enzyme, whose product is MTSFATLILVLSLTSSAFFSHASGERNSTTGEDDDNELDSSERETEAPQGASDLIEAANTGLERLRTGPQIKFGDIAQTSTSTRNASPCTARGCTWPRSYRGYVYVPIYISPKYSRAERNVIIRSLVEFHRVSCIRFVWRRRHRDYLYFYPFTGCWSYIGRQRGLQVISLQQRGCVSRGTVQHEILHALGFHHEQSRSDRDKHVRIQANNVLPGKLSNFNKVNTNNLGTPYDYSSIMHYSRFAFSKQRGVLPTIVPIPDSKAVIGQSTKMSGNDIKRLNKLYKCRGY